In a genomic window of Shouchella clausii:
- a CDS encoding IS3 family transposase (programmed frameshift) yields MKRTKHPQEFKVQVCKEAIETGNAALVARRYELSSTMVNRWVKEYKEGKFDNATLTIETSPIETKKLSQENDQLKKLLGEKDLEIAILRDLIKKKNPPLTEKLEIADKWIERGYVKQKVLKIIGIPRSTYYYQKKGKVEEKQISEGRPAPGYSILENGNKASDEQIKEWLLKAIAGDGYAYGYRKLTNMIRRQYGLIINKKKVYRLCKELDILKPQRKKKVSYPRKLARNRIITESNQLWETDIKYGYIKGEDRFFFILSYIDVYDRSIIDYHIGLSCSGDEAKQTLQRALLKRQQFDQEKKPIIRSDNGPPFISHVFEQGCESFQVEHERIPPKTPNMNAHIESFHRILEEDCLARFQFETYGEAYKEVSAFMRFYNDRRMHSCLLDLSPTEFYEMSKAQPMKIKEIRV; encoded by the exons ATGAAACGAACCAAACATCCCCAAGAATTTAAGGTTCAAGTATGTAAAGAAGCCATTGAAACGGGGAATGCAGCTTTAGTTGCACGCCGATATGAACTTAGCTCTACCATGGTGAATAGATGGGTTAAAGAATACAAAGAAGGTAAATTTGACAATGCTACGTTAACCATTGAAACAAGTCCAATTGAAACAAAAAAACTGTCACAAGAGAATGATCAATTAAAAAAATTATTGGGCGAAAAAGACCTAGAAATCGCCATCCTTCGTGATTTGATAAAAAAGAAAAACCCTC CACTTACTGAAAAACTTGAAATAGCCGACAAATGGATTGAAAGAGGCTATGTCAAACAGAAGGTGCTTAAGATCATTGGTATTCCTCGCTCCACCTATTACTATCAAAAAAAGGGCAAGGTTGAGGAAAAACAAATAAGTGAGGGACGCCCTGCACCAGGTTACTCCATCCTTGAGAACGGTAATAAAGCTTCAGATGAACAAATAAAAGAATGGCTTTTGAAAGCTATTGCAGGCGATGGATACGCCTATGGATATCGTAAACTGACGAACATGATTCGACGGCAATATGGACTTATTATAAATAAGAAAAAAGTATACCGACTGTGTAAGGAACTTGACATTTTAAAACCACAGCGAAAAAAGAAGGTGTCTTATCCAAGAAAACTAGCAAGAAACCGAATCATTACAGAATCCAATCAGCTTTGGGAAACGGATATCAAATACGGTTATATCAAAGGAGAAGATCGATTTTTCTTTATCCTTTCCTATATTGATGTATATGATCGCTCTATTATTGACTATCATATCGGTCTTAGCTGCAGTGGCGACGAGGCCAAACAGACCTTACAACGAGCGCTACTAAAGAGACAACAGTTCGATCAGGAAAAGAAACCGATCATCCGATCGGATAATGGACCTCCGTTTATTTCCCATGTCTTCGAACAGGGATGTGAAAGCTTTCAGGTGGAACACGAAAGGATTCCTCCAAAAACGCCAAATATGAATGCCCATATTGAATCTTTTCACCGAATCCTGGAGGAAGACTGCCTAGCCCGATTTCAATTTGAAACATATGGAGAAGCGTATAAAGAAGTTTCAGCGTTTATGAGATTCTACAATGATCGAAGGATGCATTCTTGTCTTCTTGATCTTTCACCAACAGAGTTTTACGAAATGAGTAAGGCACAACCTATGAAAATCAAGGAAATTCGTGTCTAG
- a CDS encoding MsnO8 family LLM class oxidoreductase yields MKISILDQSPIEGKEGAAKAFKNTVRLAQYADRAGFHRYWLSEHHGFNDLAGSAPEVLIPYLLAKTKRIRIASGGVLIQHYSPYKIAETFQVLASLEQGRVDLGIGKSPGGLPAHTEALQRGKEKEPFIKKFTELLQFLEKSHDEKEPFVLPRTEKAVPVYLLGSSAKSAAVAGTSGVPFVFAYFVSSDFEEFKRAIAVYQAHFVGDEQKKSFSVAVGVIAADTDEEAKALLTSPYCYRVTVNGQQTITVHNEEDAILYGETSGNVYHIEKIESGTIYGTQAVIEEKLAPFVQEEGVDELIVHTPTANYDARLHSLQLIKQSVLFTEKTTSA; encoded by the coding sequence ATGAAAATCAGTATATTGGACCAAAGCCCAATTGAAGGGAAAGAAGGAGCCGCCAAAGCTTTCAAAAATACGGTTCGACTGGCACAATACGCTGATCGAGCCGGATTTCATCGCTATTGGTTGTCTGAACATCATGGATTTAATGATCTTGCAGGCTCAGCACCTGAAGTTCTTATTCCTTATTTGCTTGCGAAAACAAAAAGAATTCGAATTGCATCAGGTGGAGTGCTCATCCAGCATTACTCACCTTACAAAATAGCTGAAACGTTTCAAGTCCTGGCCTCGCTCGAACAAGGGAGAGTCGATTTGGGAATTGGCAAATCTCCTGGAGGTTTGCCGGCGCACACGGAAGCGTTGCAGAGAGGTAAAGAAAAAGAGCCTTTTATAAAAAAGTTCACAGAGCTGCTGCAATTTCTTGAGAAATCACATGATGAAAAAGAACCATTCGTTCTGCCTCGTACTGAAAAAGCCGTTCCGGTTTATTTATTAGGAAGTAGTGCAAAAAGCGCTGCTGTAGCAGGCACTTCAGGTGTCCCGTTTGTTTTTGCTTACTTTGTATCAAGTGATTTCGAAGAATTCAAACGTGCGATTGCTGTATATCAAGCTCATTTTGTAGGGGATGAGCAAAAGAAATCCTTTTCTGTCGCAGTTGGAGTCATCGCTGCAGACACGGACGAAGAAGCGAAAGCGTTGCTCACCTCACCGTACTGCTACCGAGTTACAGTGAATGGACAGCAAACGATTACTGTTCATAATGAGGAAGATGCAATTCTGTATGGTGAAACAAGTGGCAATGTGTATCACATTGAAAAAATCGAATCGGGCACAATCTACGGGACGCAAGCTGTCATTGAGGAGAAGTTGGCTCCATTCGTGCAAGAGGAAGGGGTAGATGAACTAATTGTGCATACACCGACCGCGAACTATGATGCAAGATTACACTCCCTTCAGTTAATTAAGCAAAGTGTGCTGTTTACAGAGAAAACGACAAGCGCTTAA
- a CDS encoding MetQ/NlpA family ABC transporter substrate-binding protein, whose protein sequence is MTKKLLLSSVVLLLGLLAACAGEESGSEGNEQDKTVKIGAASTPHAELLEFIANDLAEQGIKLDIQHSTDGIQTNQQTADGDLDANFFQHTPYLNQVNQDAGLDLVDVAGIHIEPFGFYSNVYEAIAEVEEGAAVAIPNDPVNLSRALELLEANGLIGLSDGNDGNYSVQSIEENELRLEFKAIDGPLLPQALNDADLVAINTNYALETGLEPLKDALIIEGADSPYVNILVTTPEKAKSDEIIALSEALQTDKVKAFIEETYKGAVVPAF, encoded by the coding sequence ATGACGAAAAAACTATTATTAAGCAGTGTGGTTCTACTTTTAGGATTGCTCGCTGCATGTGCAGGAGAAGAGAGCGGTTCAGAAGGCAATGAGCAAGATAAGACGGTGAAAATCGGGGCAGCGTCAACGCCACATGCAGAGTTGCTTGAATTTATCGCAAATGATTTAGCAGAACAAGGAATTAAACTTGACATCCAGCATAGCACAGATGGTATTCAGACGAACCAGCAAACTGCTGATGGCGATTTGGACGCAAACTTTTTTCAACACACTCCTTATTTAAATCAAGTAAATCAAGATGCTGGGCTTGATTTAGTCGATGTGGCGGGGATTCATATCGAACCGTTTGGCTTTTATTCAAACGTATATGAGGCAATCGCCGAGGTCGAAGAAGGGGCAGCTGTAGCGATTCCGAACGATCCTGTTAATCTATCACGGGCACTTGAACTACTTGAAGCAAATGGCCTGATTGGTTTAAGCGATGGAAATGACGGCAATTATTCGGTGCAAAGCATTGAAGAGAATGAGCTTCGACTTGAATTTAAAGCGATTGACGGTCCTCTCTTGCCACAGGCACTAAACGATGCCGATCTTGTCGCTATTAATACGAACTATGCACTTGAAACAGGTTTAGAGCCTTTAAAAGACGCACTCATCATTGAAGGGGCCGATTCCCCGTACGTCAATATTCTTGTGACAACGCCGGAAAAAGCAAAGAGCGATGAGATTATAGCCTTATCCGAAGCGCTCCAGACGGATAAAGTCAAAGCATTTATTGAAGAAACTTACAAGGGTGCAGTTGTACCTGCGTTTTAA
- a CDS encoding methionine ABC transporter ATP-binding protein: protein MIEFRGIEKTFPQKSGTLKALSEIHLNIEKGDIFGVIGHSGAGKSTLLRTVNMLERPTAGDVIVDGKVLTKLSAKEVRRVQRKIGMIFQHFNLLDSKNVFDNVAMPLKLARTPKDELIQRVDEQLAFVGLSDKRSSYPSQLSGGQKQRVAIARALAARPHILLCDEATSALDPKTTSSILDLLKRVNKEYNITILLITHEMKVIKQTCNRVAVMEDGRIVETDSLLNLFSRPKSKAGREFVQSVLRDEFPPNLLAAEQSDEMSKLIKMEILGEASGQNLLSQVSKQFAVESYVKFGNVFELQGVPFGHLFVELKGTPTEIRRAERYIADQNAAVQEVI from the coding sequence GTGATCGAGTTTCGTGGGATTGAAAAGACATTTCCGCAGAAAAGTGGGACATTGAAAGCTCTTAGTGAGATTCATTTGAACATTGAAAAGGGAGACATCTTTGGTGTTATTGGTCATAGTGGAGCGGGAAAGAGCACGTTGTTGCGGACAGTGAATATGCTTGAACGGCCTACAGCAGGTGATGTAATTGTTGATGGGAAGGTTCTTACAAAGTTGTCTGCAAAAGAAGTGCGCCGCGTACAGCGGAAAATCGGGATGATTTTTCAACACTTTAATTTGCTTGATTCTAAAAACGTCTTTGACAACGTCGCAATGCCATTGAAACTTGCTCGAACACCAAAAGATGAACTGATTCAAAGAGTTGACGAACAATTAGCCTTTGTAGGGTTAAGTGATAAACGTTCGAGTTACCCTAGCCAGCTTTCCGGAGGTCAAAAACAACGTGTTGCCATTGCAAGGGCACTTGCGGCAAGGCCGCATATCTTGCTATGCGATGAGGCGACATCGGCGCTCGATCCGAAGACAACCTCATCAATTCTAGATTTATTAAAACGTGTAAACAAAGAATACAACATTACCATTCTTTTAATTACGCACGAAATGAAAGTCATTAAGCAAACATGCAACCGAGTTGCGGTCATGGAAGATGGCCGCATTGTTGAAACAGATAGCTTGTTGAACCTTTTCTCACGACCAAAATCGAAGGCTGGCCGGGAGTTTGTACAGTCAGTGCTCCGTGATGAATTTCCGCCAAATTTGCTTGCAGCAGAGCAATCAGATGAGATGTCAAAGCTAATAAAGATGGAAATTTTAGGAGAAGCTTCAGGTCAAAACCTGCTTTCGCAAGTCAGCAAACAGTTTGCTGTAGAATCCTATGTCAAGTTTGGGAATGTGTTTGAACTGCAAGGTGTGCCATTTGGCCATTTGTTTGTTGAGTTAAAAGGTACACCAACTGAAATTCGCCGGGCAGAGCGGTATATTGCTGATCAAAATGCAGCAGTACAGGAGGTGATTTAA
- a CDS encoding methionine ABC transporter permease yields MEVGTDMLWEALIETLYMVGVSLLFGSLIAVPLGVLLVVTRQGHILENRFIYSILNPVVNIMRSIPFIILLIAIIPFTRLLVGTSIGTQAAIVPLVLHIGPYMSRLIENSLLEVKPGIIEAARSMGAHPLQIIMRFLLPEAFPSIVLSITIGTIGLVGATAMAGAIGSGGLGNLALTYGYQRFSTITIVVVVIILVIIVQVLQMLGNTLERRLRH; encoded by the coding sequence ATGGAAGTTGGAACAGATATGCTGTGGGAAGCTCTTATTGAAACGCTATATATGGTAGGCGTTTCTTTACTTTTCGGCTCGTTAATTGCTGTGCCTCTTGGGGTACTGTTGGTTGTGACTCGACAAGGTCATATCCTTGAAAATCGTTTCATTTATTCCATTCTTAATCCTGTTGTTAATATTATGCGCTCGATCCCGTTTATCATCTTACTCATTGCCATCATTCCTTTTACCCGTCTATTAGTGGGAACATCGATTGGTACACAAGCGGCGATTGTTCCTCTTGTATTGCACATTGGCCCGTATATGTCGCGCTTAATCGAAAATTCCCTTCTAGAAGTAAAGCCGGGTATCATTGAGGCAGCTCGTTCAATGGGAGCCCATCCACTTCAAATTATTATGCGTTTCTTGTTACCAGAGGCGTTTCCGTCTATTGTGCTGAGCATTACGATTGGAACGATTGGCCTCGTTGGAGCAACTGCAATGGCTGGTGCGATCGGTAGCGGAGGTCTTGGGAATCTAGCTCTTACTTACGGCTACCAGCGTTTCAGTACCATTACAATTGTTGTGGTTGTCATTATTTTAGTGATCATTGTCCAAGTGTTGCAGATGCTAGGAAATACGCTGGAAAGGAGGTTGCGCCATTGA
- a CDS encoding MetQ/NlpA family ABC transporter substrate-binding protein, translated as MNTSRKVTAALSLMLLLTAGGCTSSSSSGAEDDEIRVGIRNSEQRTWAYLQEVAAEEGIQLELVEFNSSVDPNQILLEGDIDLNAFQHLAYLKTFNENHDESIVPIGTTIIAPLGLYSNTITEINELPDNGKIALPNDSSNWGRALALLEDAGVIELTDDFNGLGGEDKIKSNPKKIEIIAVDAGNTPRAMEDVDAAIINNGVAVEAGLSLSDAVIHEDETAEPYINVIATLEDRKDDPTFARIVELYQSEETAAFINETYGGNYLPTSVPLEAIAFYQEMREGE; from the coding sequence TTGAATACAAGTAGAAAGGTGACGGCTGCTTTAAGCCTAATGTTACTATTAACTGCCGGGGGATGCACATCCTCCTCTTCTTCTGGTGCTGAGGACGACGAGATTCGTGTTGGAATTCGCAACTCTGAACAGCGCACGTGGGCATATTTGCAAGAGGTAGCAGCAGAGGAAGGCATCCAACTAGAATTGGTGGAATTTAACAGCTCGGTTGATCCAAATCAAATCTTGCTAGAAGGCGATATTGATCTAAATGCCTTTCAGCATTTGGCCTATTTAAAAACGTTTAATGAAAACCATGACGAGAGCATCGTACCAATCGGCACGACCATTATCGCTCCGCTTGGTCTTTATTCCAATACAATTACAGAGATCAATGAACTTCCTGACAATGGGAAAATTGCCTTGCCCAATGACAGTTCAAACTGGGGGCGTGCACTTGCTTTGTTAGAAGATGCAGGCGTCATTGAGTTAACGGATGATTTTAATGGATTAGGCGGCGAAGACAAAATAAAGAGCAACCCAAAAAAGATTGAAATTATTGCCGTTGATGCTGGTAATACTCCTCGTGCGATGGAGGACGTAGACGCTGCGATCATCAATAATGGCGTAGCGGTAGAGGCTGGATTGTCGCTAAGTGATGCGGTCATTCATGAAGACGAGACGGCTGAACCGTATATTAATGTGATTGCTACACTCGAAGACCGAAAAGACGACCCGACTTTTGCACGAATTGTTGAGTTATACCAAAGTGAGGAAACGGCTGCTTTTATCAATGAAACGTATGGGGGCAATTATTTGCCGACGTCCGTGCCATTAGAAGCAATCGCGTTTTATCAGGAAATGAGAGAGGGGGAGTGA
- a CDS encoding LLM class flavin-dependent oxidoreductase — MSKQMKLAAYLIGTGMHVASWRHPDAKPGASIDARYYQELANIAEQGRFDMVFLADSLAVNGDSHPNILNRFEPFILLAALAEATSSIGLGATASTSYTEPYNLARQVASIDMLSGGRAGWNVVTTGDATGETGLNFSRTEHFSHRERYERAEEFVDVVKGLWDSWEDDAFVFDKKEAVFYDPDKLHELNHQGRHFQVKGPLNIARSRQGQPVIIQAGSSEAGQQLAARTAEVVFSHKDNLKAAKMFYRQLKSRLAQFGREQNELVVLHAVAPIIGATEEEARRKHAELQALVPPRVGLRFLSGYMGNVDFSKYSLDTPAKEIVFPEVNGIKSQFDEMKRIIEEEDLRVGDLYERFTNSARVDEFVGTPTQVADALERWFKEGAADGFMLQVPLLPSGLEDFINEVVPILQERGLFRKEYTGNTLRSHLGLKKPTNRFSTYQTLT; from the coding sequence ATGAGCAAGCAAATGAAGCTCGCTGCTTACTTGATTGGAACAGGGATGCACGTAGCCTCATGGCGCCATCCTGATGCAAAGCCTGGCGCCAGTATTGATGCTCGTTATTATCAAGAATTGGCGAACATCGCCGAGCAGGGAAGATTTGATATGGTTTTTTTAGCAGATAGTCTTGCCGTGAATGGGGATTCACACCCAAATATCCTTAACCGGTTTGAACCATTTATTTTGCTCGCTGCACTCGCTGAAGCGACATCATCAATTGGACTTGGCGCCACTGCATCTACTTCTTATACAGAACCATATAATTTGGCGAGACAAGTGGCATCAATTGATATGCTCTCTGGAGGACGGGCAGGGTGGAATGTTGTAACAACGGGTGATGCGACTGGGGAAACGGGACTCAACTTTAGCCGCACCGAACATTTCTCCCATCGTGAAAGATATGAGCGAGCAGAGGAATTTGTTGATGTCGTAAAGGGGTTATGGGATTCGTGGGAAGATGACGCATTTGTGTTTGATAAAAAAGAAGCAGTCTTTTACGATCCTGACAAACTCCATGAACTAAACCATCAAGGCCGCCATTTTCAAGTGAAGGGCCCTTTAAATATTGCGCGATCTCGCCAAGGACAACCGGTAATAATTCAAGCTGGTTCGTCAGAGGCAGGGCAGCAACTGGCTGCGCGGACTGCAGAGGTTGTCTTTTCCCATAAAGACAATTTGAAAGCAGCAAAAATGTTCTATCGTCAGTTAAAAAGTCGACTCGCGCAATTCGGAAGAGAACAAAATGAGCTTGTGGTTTTGCATGCAGTTGCTCCCATCATTGGTGCTACCGAAGAGGAAGCACGAAGAAAACACGCGGAACTTCAAGCGCTCGTTCCTCCAAGAGTGGGGCTCCGCTTTTTATCAGGGTATATGGGCAATGTCGATTTTTCGAAGTACTCGCTTGATACTCCGGCAAAAGAAATCGTGTTTCCTGAAGTAAACGGCATCAAAAGTCAATTTGACGAAATGAAACGAATTATTGAAGAGGAAGATTTACGTGTTGGTGATTTGTATGAGCGCTTTACGAATTCAGCTAGGGTTGATGAATTTGTTGGTACACCAACGCAGGTGGCCGACGCGTTGGAACGTTGGTTCAAAGAGGGTGCTGCTGATGGGTTTATGCTGCAAGTGCCTCTTTTACCAAGCGGACTCGAAGATTTTATTAACGAGGTTGTCCCCATTTTACAAGAACGTGGCCTCTTTCGAAAAGAGTACACGGGTAATACGTTGCGGTCCCATCTAGGCTTAAAAAAACCGACAAATCGATTTAGCACATATCAGACACTGACTTGA
- a CDS encoding LLM class flavin-dependent oxidoreductase: MSKQKKMKIGTMLNGSGQNISSWRHPRAVADGSINIDHYQQLAQKAEQGKLDFLFIADGLYITEQTRPNLLNRFEPVTLITALARETSHIGVVATLSTSYSEPYTVARQFASVDHLSGGRAGWNVVTSPLEKSAANYNKGAHPEHDLRYKMAKEYLQVTRGLWDSWEEDSFIRNKQTGEFFNKEKLHKLNHKGEFYSVEGPLNIGRPPQGYPLLFQAGSSEAGRNFAAAEADAVFTRHLTLKEAKHFYQDVKRRAEKEGRDPDTVLIFPSISTFVGATKEEAEAKFKEVSELVDEQAALDYLGRYFDHHDFSQYPLDGPFPDVGDLGRNGFQATSDRIKQIAKKEHLTLRELAFRITTPKDENIFIGTPEEVADLMERWFIEGAADGFVLGNQILPEGLNDFVDLIVPVLQERGLFKREYEAITLRGHFGLSKPKNQFVNTKSKL; encoded by the coding sequence ATGAGCAAGCAGAAAAAAATGAAAATTGGAACAATGTTAAATGGATCAGGTCAAAATATATCTTCGTGGCGGCACCCACGGGCTGTAGCAGATGGGAGCATTAATATCGACCATTATCAACAACTGGCGCAAAAAGCAGAACAAGGGAAGTTGGATTTTTTATTTATCGCAGATGGACTTTATATTACGGAACAAACAAGGCCGAATTTACTTAACCGATTTGAACCGGTCACTCTTATCACGGCACTGGCCAGAGAAACTTCACATATAGGAGTCGTGGCTACATTGTCCACCTCTTACAGCGAACCATACACTGTCGCGCGCCAGTTTGCTTCAGTTGATCATTTGAGTGGTGGCAGAGCGGGGTGGAATGTTGTGACTTCCCCGCTTGAGAAATCAGCGGCCAATTATAACAAAGGTGCACATCCAGAACATGATTTGCGTTACAAGATGGCAAAAGAATATTTGCAAGTCACGCGTGGACTTTGGGATTCCTGGGAAGAAGACTCTTTCATTCGGAATAAACAAACCGGGGAATTTTTTAATAAAGAGAAGTTACACAAATTGAACCATAAAGGTGAATTTTATAGCGTAGAAGGTCCATTAAATATTGGACGACCGCCTCAAGGCTACCCATTGCTTTTCCAAGCCGGTTCCTCTGAAGCAGGAAGAAACTTTGCAGCAGCGGAGGCAGACGCCGTCTTTACTCGCCATTTAACTTTAAAAGAAGCTAAGCACTTTTACCAAGATGTGAAGAGACGGGCGGAAAAAGAGGGAAGAGATCCAGACACCGTCTTGATTTTTCCGTCCATTTCGACCTTTGTGGGAGCGACGAAAGAAGAGGCTGAAGCGAAATTTAAGGAAGTCTCTGAGTTAGTAGATGAACAAGCAGCACTTGATTATTTAGGGCGCTATTTTGACCACCATGATTTTAGCCAATATCCGCTTGACGGACCGTTCCCTGACGTAGGCGATTTAGGGCGAAATGGTTTTCAAGCGACTTCTGATCGAATTAAACAAATTGCTAAGAAAGAGCATTTAACATTGCGGGAATTGGCCTTTCGAATAACGACGCCTAAAGATGAGAACATTTTTATCGGTACACCGGAGGAAGTTGCTGATTTAATGGAACGCTGGTTTATAGAAGGGGCAGCTGATGGGTTTGTATTAGGAAATCAAATCCTGCCTGAGGGACTAAATGATTTCGTTGATCTTATTGTACCGGTTCTACAAGAAAGAGGCTTGTTTAAAAGAGAGTATGAAGCAATTACATTGCGTGGGCATTTTGGATTATCTAAGCCAAAAAACCAATTTGTAAATACAAAATCAAAACTTTAA
- a CDS encoding LLM class flavin-dependent oxidoreductase, with protein MRLSVLDHTPINEGESSQAAFRRTIALAGKAEEWGYHRFWLSEHHFSSESVGTAPEIVIAHLLAKTNYIRLGSGGVMLQHYSPYKVAEQFHVLDALGPGRVDLGIGRAPGGLPLSTLALQAQQDGTSASLNEKLQILLYFLQDNLPEQHPLYGLRALPAPSAPIPVFTLGTSQSSAELAARSGTAYVFAQFINSDETELSRALESYRKEFDIGAGQRSPYVIAAVSVVVADTDEEAQILVSSDKNYRVTLEDGKKINVGHLDKAKQFIRESGQLGTIEVSEKKVFAGKPENVRDELYAFQEETGIDELMIVTKVKDQNKRMRSFQLLAEAILANV; from the coding sequence ATGAGGCTTAGTGTTCTTGACCACACGCCTATTAATGAGGGTGAGTCTTCACAAGCTGCGTTTCGGCGTACGATCGCACTTGCTGGAAAAGCAGAAGAATGGGGGTATCATCGATTTTGGCTATCGGAACACCATTTTTCAAGCGAATCTGTCGGCACTGCTCCAGAAATCGTCATTGCTCATTTATTAGCGAAAACCAACTACATTCGACTTGGTTCAGGCGGAGTGATGCTTCAGCATTACAGTCCATACAAAGTAGCGGAGCAATTTCATGTGCTTGATGCGCTCGGCCCTGGTAGGGTTGATCTTGGAATTGGCAGGGCGCCTGGAGGCTTGCCATTGTCAACGTTAGCGTTGCAAGCACAACAAGATGGCACATCGGCTTCGCTAAATGAAAAGCTGCAAATCCTCCTCTACTTTCTGCAGGATAACCTACCTGAACAGCATCCGTTATATGGGTTACGGGCATTGCCAGCTCCATCTGCTCCAATTCCTGTATTTACGTTAGGAACCAGTCAAAGCAGTGCTGAACTTGCTGCTCGTTCGGGTACTGCTTATGTATTTGCGCAGTTTATTAATAGCGATGAAACGGAACTCAGCCGAGCTCTTGAATCGTATCGGAAAGAATTTGACATTGGGGCTGGACAAAGAAGCCCGTATGTAATTGCAGCCGTTTCTGTCGTTGTTGCTGATACAGATGAAGAAGCGCAAATCCTCGTCAGCAGTGATAAAAACTATCGAGTAACGCTCGAAGATGGGAAAAAAATAAATGTGGGTCATTTAGACAAAGCGAAACAATTTATTCGTGAATCAGGTCAATTGGGGACGATTGAAGTCAGTGAGAAGAAAGTTTTTGCTGGAAAGCCAGAAAACGTGCGCGATGAATTGTATGCCTTTCAAGAGGAAACGGGGATCGATGAGCTGATGATTGTCACGAAAGTAAAGGATCAGAATAAACGGATGCGCTCGTTTCAGCTTCTAGCCGAAGCCATATTAGCCAATGTTTAA
- a CDS encoding transporter substrate-binding domain-containing protein — protein MKKRFLIQGVLVWLYLIAGCSSAGSGEERPGNQGVLDEERQDHVIRVGTSGKTIPSTFYDEKNELAGYDIDVINEIAERAGFEVEYTVADFSGLFGLIESNRIDTIANQAEVTEEREQKFNFTEPYVYSAWQLVVREDDDSIQSLNDLDGKIIAQGLGTAKEQYLEEFQAEHGQNFTLESYEDSDGIFLDIVNGRIDASLVDYPSGLFKIEKSGLDLKYAGEPFAPTVFAFPFKEENDDLRQLFDEKLAEMKADGTLKELSEKWFELDITEPLVIK, from the coding sequence ATGAAAAAACGTTTTTTAATACAAGGGGTTTTGGTCTGGCTCTACTTAATCGCTGGGTGCAGCTCGGCAGGAAGTGGGGAGGAACGTCCAGGGAACCAAGGCGTACTTGACGAAGAGAGACAAGATCATGTCATTCGGGTAGGGACGAGTGGGAAAACGATTCCTTCTACCTTCTATGATGAAAAGAATGAATTGGCTGGCTACGATATTGACGTAATTAATGAGATTGCTGAACGAGCTGGATTTGAGGTCGAATACACTGTTGCCGATTTTAGTGGCTTATTTGGCTTGATTGAAAGTAATCGAATTGACACGATTGCCAATCAGGCGGAGGTCACTGAAGAGCGGGAACAAAAATTTAATTTCACAGAACCATATGTGTATTCGGCTTGGCAGCTTGTTGTCCGTGAAGACGATGATTCAATTCAATCCTTAAACGACTTGGATGGGAAAATAATAGCTCAAGGTCTTGGAACGGCAAAAGAACAATACTTGGAAGAATTTCAGGCAGAGCATGGTCAAAACTTTACGCTTGAATCGTACGAAGATAGTGACGGCATTTTTTTAGATATCGTGAACGGACGCATTGATGCAAGCTTAGTCGATTATCCGAGTGGGCTTTTTAAAATTGAAAAATCGGGCTTGGACTTAAAGTACGCTGGAGAACCTTTTGCGCCAACGGTTTTTGCTTTTCCATTTAAAGAAGAGAATGATGACTTGCGTCAGCTTTTTGATGAAAAGTTGGCGGAGATGAAAGCTGACGGAACACTAAAGGAGTTGTCAGAAAAGTGGTTTGAACTTGATATAACCGAACCGCTGGTCATCAAGTGA